One region of Candidatus Peribacteraceae bacterium genomic DNA includes:
- the guaA gene encoding glutamine-hydrolyzing GMP synthase, producing MDASVKPGSIVILDCGGQYAHLIGNRVRRLGAFSEIRLAETSAKELKGVAGIILSGGPQSVYEKGSPQIDPAIFDLGVPVLGICYGHQLIAHTLGGTVKPGKAKEYGHADIQVMEPESPLFRGLPTHFGVWMSHGDEVKEVPDGFITTAQSATCATAAMADEARKFFGVQFHLEVTHTQHGMEMLGRFVALCKPAPWSIASYAKEIGEQIRKEVQDRKVFMLVSGGVDSTVAFTLLNDVLGKDRVQGLLVDTGLMRKGEVEGIREAFAPLGITNLRIEDASGEFFTALKNVYDPEEKRKRIGETFLKVQKRVSEEMGLMPPSPRPPSSGGGRGGVAEGAGQRSVVTDAPARGEWLLGQGTIYPDTIETGGTKHADHIKTHHNRVKAVQDMIDAGLVLEPLKDLYKDEVRKLGEELGLPHELVWRHPFPGPGLGVRILCSEREDVGEWKIGNAKLEMPEDIPEGIPHLVLPVKSVGVQGDGRTYRHAVALFSGSDDTSMVPPAFRTMATTIPNTVPAFNRVVFCTSHSKPPALVFTPGAITRERADLLREADAVVNEELKRADLYETVWQFPVVLLPFGTAKGGQSIVLRPVESQEAMTANAAALPPKIIQRITERILDIPGIDMVFLDLTSKPPGTIEWE from the coding sequence ATGGACGCATCCGTCAAACCCGGCTCCATCGTCATCCTTGATTGCGGCGGGCAATACGCCCACCTCATCGGCAACCGCGTGCGCAGGCTGGGGGCGTTCTCGGAGATTCGCCTTGCGGAGACGTCTGCGAAGGAGCTCAAAGGCGTCGCCGGCATCATCCTTTCGGGCGGGCCGCAGAGCGTGTATGAAAAGGGAAGCCCTCAGATCGATCCCGCCATCTTCGACCTTGGTGTTCCCGTGCTGGGCATCTGCTACGGTCACCAACTCATTGCGCACACCCTCGGCGGCACGGTAAAACCCGGGAAGGCCAAGGAGTACGGCCATGCGGATATCCAAGTGATGGAGCCCGAGTCCCCCCTCTTCCGCGGCTTGCCCACGCATTTCGGCGTGTGGATGTCCCATGGGGACGAAGTGAAGGAAGTGCCCGACGGCTTCATTACGACCGCCCAATCCGCCACCTGCGCCACGGCGGCCATGGCGGATGAGGCGCGGAAGTTCTTCGGCGTCCAATTCCACTTGGAGGTCACCCACACGCAGCACGGCATGGAGATGCTCGGGCGGTTCGTTGCGCTATGCAAGCCTGCGCCGTGGTCCATCGCGAGTTATGCAAAGGAGATCGGGGAGCAGATACGCAAGGAGGTGCAGGACCGCAAGGTCTTCATGCTCGTCTCCGGCGGCGTGGATTCCACGGTGGCGTTCACCTTGCTGAATGACGTCCTGGGCAAGGATCGGGTGCAGGGATTGCTGGTGGATACGGGGCTGATGCGGAAGGGGGAAGTGGAAGGCATCCGCGAAGCGTTTGCGCCGCTGGGGATCACGAACCTGCGGATCGAGGATGCGTCGGGGGAATTCTTCACCGCGCTGAAGAATGTGTACGATCCCGAAGAGAAGCGGAAGCGGATCGGCGAGACGTTCTTGAAGGTCCAGAAGAGGGTGAGTGAAGAGATGGGATTGATGCCTCCATCCCCCCGTCCCCCTTCCTCCGGGGGAGGAAGGGGGGGCGTAGCCGAGGGTGCAGGCCAGCGTTCGGTCGTTACGGATGCTCCTGCACGTGGAGAGTGGCTCTTGGGCCAGGGGACGATCTATCCCGATACCATCGAAACGGGCGGTACGAAGCACGCCGACCACATCAAGACGCACCACAACCGCGTGAAGGCAGTGCAGGACATGATCGACGCCGGCCTGGTTCTGGAGCCGCTCAAGGACCTCTACAAGGATGAAGTGCGCAAGTTGGGCGAGGAGCTGGGGCTTCCCCATGAACTTGTATGGCGGCATCCCTTCCCCGGGCCGGGGTTGGGTGTACGGATCCTTTGCTCGGAGAGGGAAGACGTGGGGGAATGGAAAATTGGAAATGCAAAATTAGAAATGCCGGAAGATATTCCGGAGGGCATCCCGCACCTTGTACTGCCAGTGAAGTCCGTTGGCGTGCAAGGGGATGGGAGGACGTACCGCCATGCGGTGGCGCTGTTCTCCGGTTCCGACGATACCTCCATGGTCCCGCCCGCGTTCCGCACGATGGCGACCACCATTCCCAATACCGTCCCCGCTTTCAACCGCGTGGTGTTCTGCACGTCGCATTCCAAACCTCCTGCACTCGTCTTCACGCCCGGTGCCATCACGCGGGAACGGGCGGATCTCCTCCGTGAGGCGGATGCGGTTGTCAACGAAGAGCTTAAGAGAGCGGATCTCTACGAAACCGTGTGGCAGTTCCCCGTGGTTTTGCTTCCCTTCGGCACCGCGAAGGGCGGGCAATCCATCGTCCTCCGCCCGGTGGAATCCCAAGAAGCCATGACGGCAAACGCCGCGGCGCTCCCCCCCAAAATCATCCAACGCATCACGGAGCGGATCCTCGACATCCCGGGGATAGACATGGTGTTCCTGGATTTGACCTCGAAGCCGCCGGGGACGATTGAGTGGGAGTGA
- a CDS encoding class II fumarate hydratase gives MAASPKILYGKQTNLAVQNFPISGETMPEEFLRALALIKEKAALVNGALGLIPRAHAQAIARAARRIINGAHGDQFPVDVFQTGSGTSTNMNMNEVLAALASTPTRPVHPNDHVNQCQSSNDVIPSAIQLACALHMRDALIPSLLFLEKELRRKARAFRPIIKTARTHLMDAVPVRLGDEFAAYAALLSHSRQSLEHALRALCILPLGGTAAGTGLNAHPAFAPRTIGLLRKETGLKLREAGDHIAAQSCPLALLACSAALRQVAAALTKMAGDIRLMGSGPVCGLAELQLPPLQAGSSIMPGKVNPVLCESVLQVAMEVTGADATVHAALVIGSQFELNTAMPVAAHTLLRSIRLLANVSRVFAAKCVRGIAADKESLRARSLRNPILVTALAPRIGYDRAAAIAKEALETGESLLAVAQRRTEIPESELRRILAPERML, from the coding sequence ATGGCAGCTTCCCCCAAGATCCTCTACGGCAAGCAGACAAACCTGGCCGTGCAGAACTTCCCCATTTCGGGGGAGACGATGCCGGAGGAATTCCTGCGCGCACTCGCGCTCATCAAGGAGAAGGCGGCCTTGGTGAACGGGGCGTTGGGTCTTATCCCCCGCGCACATGCGCAGGCAATCGCGCGGGCGGCGCGGCGGATCATCAACGGAGCGCATGGTGATCAGTTTCCGGTGGATGTGTTCCAGACCGGCTCGGGCACTTCCACGAACATGAATATGAATGAAGTGCTCGCCGCGCTCGCGTCTACGCCGACACGTCCTGTCCATCCCAACGATCACGTCAATCAATGCCAATCGAGCAACGACGTCATCCCCTCCGCCATCCAACTCGCCTGCGCGCTGCACATGCGCGATGCGCTCATCCCGTCCCTGCTCTTCCTGGAGAAGGAACTGCGGCGCAAGGCGCGCGCGTTCCGTCCCATCATCAAGACGGCGCGCACGCACCTGATGGACGCCGTCCCCGTGCGGTTGGGGGACGAGTTCGCCGCCTACGCGGCGCTGCTCTCCCACTCAAGGCAGTCCCTGGAGCATGCCCTGCGCGCCCTCTGCATTCTCCCCCTCGGCGGCACAGCGGCGGGAACGGGCCTCAACGCGCATCCCGCCTTCGCACCGCGCACCATCGGTCTCCTGCGGAAGGAGACGGGCTTGAAGCTGCGGGAAGCCGGGGACCACATCGCGGCGCAGTCGTGCCCCCTCGCGCTCCTCGCGTGCAGCGCGGCGCTGCGCCAGGTGGCCGCGGCGCTCACCAAGATGGCGGGCGATATTCGCCTCATGGGATCCGGCCCCGTGTGCGGCCTTGCGGAGCTGCAGCTCCCTCCCCTGCAGGCGGGTTCCTCCATCATGCCGGGCAAGGTGAATCCCGTCCTCTGCGAGAGCGTGCTGCAGGTGGCGATGGAAGTGACGGGGGCGGATGCCACCGTCCATGCCGCCTTGGTGATCGGCAGCCAGTTCGAGCTCAACACCGCCATGCCCGTGGCGGCGCACACGCTCCTCAGGAGCATACGGCTCCTCGCCAATGTCTCCCGCGTCTTTGCGGCAAAGTGCGTGCGGGGCATTGCGGCCGACAAGGAATCCCTCCGCGCGCGCTCGCTGCGTAATCCCATCCTCGTCACCGCCCTCGCTCCCCGCATCGGCTACGACCGCGCCGCGGCCATCGCCAAGGAAGCGCTGGAGACGGGGGAATCACTTCTTGCCGTGGCTCAGCGTAGGACGGAGATCCCCGAGAGCGAGCTACGGAGGATCCTTGCCCCGGAGCGGATGTTGTAG
- a CDS encoding RNA polymerase sigma factor: MAQNLRPLGEEEIRALVAQAQEGDTEAFGQVYDHFFLPIYRYTAFRAPEELTEDLVSEVFVKAWEKLYSYKLRKDVPFGAWLFRIARHTIVDAYRTQRSFDEVSEELMDTDHMNAADALTKQKDLLRTVRHALGKLPRRYREVLLLSYMANLSHEEVAKILRLTAGAVRILKFRALRKLQESLPPEYKEA, encoded by the coding sequence ATGGCTCAGAACCTCCGTCCGCTTGGGGAAGAGGAAATCCGCGCACTCGTGGCGCAGGCCCAGGAAGGGGATACGGAGGCGTTCGGCCAGGTGTACGACCACTTCTTCCTCCCCATCTACCGCTACACGGCGTTCCGCGCGCCCGAGGAGCTTACGGAAGATCTCGTGAGCGAAGTCTTCGTGAAGGCGTGGGAGAAGCTCTACAGTTACAAGCTCCGCAAGGACGTGCCCTTCGGCGCGTGGCTCTTCCGCATCGCGCGCCACACGATCGTGGATGCGTACCGCACGCAGCGGTCCTTCGACGAGGTATCGGAGGAATTGATGGATACCGACCACATGAACGCGGCCGATGCGCTCACCAAGCAGAAGGATCTTCTCCGCACGGTGCGGCATGCGCTCGGGAAACTCCCCCGCCGTTACCGGGAAGTACTCCTCCTTTCCTATATGGCAAACCTCTCCCACGAGGAGGTGGCCAAGATCCTCCGCCTCACGGCGGGGGCGGTGCGGATCCTCAAGTTTAGGGCGCTGCGAAAGCTGCAGGAATCCCTCCCCCCCGAGTACAAAGAAGCGTAA
- a CDS encoding DUF5667 domain-containing protein: MRTVPLLFPRHHRSTAGIERLLREAAAGVTVPSEARQELKRAIVRRIGIPAALQQAVEARPTDEMQARVKAAVLTRISAPLSLWDRVRVSFSPSADIQGALRGRLLSRLEPVAVPSLFPRILRWTAAFVLVALAVRISPSFFIASTIRAESPVLLLPTQGRVSVLIAGLWQPVTGEVKLQEGAQVRTEEGFATLILHDDGVLRLAPQTTVILHDLADRPELPRHASTLTLERGTLWAQALIPAAVGPGWTLRTTFGDVLVNEGSVSVDAGAAVLDVTAWDRLVSVEAAGKTLTLAAGEKASATADGASRVRRVTASEEEDAWVEENLKRDAVHRREIALLQQERRARNAGILPTSTLYPVKRVAEAMDMLFTFGEEARTQKRLQQASTRLNEAAALLITGSGTQVAEKPLEEYRETLLSVATGSGQDAMVKSMVQQQLLAEVADTSAALPDDESYLLKKTVLETSASVPDSVVNSQEVREGVVVDMLASLTRRVQEGNFVGVTDAFQELLPSLSNPSAPREMRKEAQSALGYFADTVRGKMADTQTGALVAQALEPYLPQDESAPPVVRHLTEEEVEAAASAMYNRIFSYKMPRSRYNQLLVECRSVEGHPDERRILNMLQEKLPPNGLAKNIRTEIQKARERVESESK; the protein is encoded by the coding sequence ATGCGCACAGTGCCTCTTCTCTTCCCCCGCCACCACCGTTCTACAGCAGGGATCGAACGCCTCCTCCGGGAAGCGGCGGCAGGCGTAACCGTGCCATCGGAAGCTCGGCAAGAGCTCAAGCGGGCGATTGTCCGCAGGATCGGCATTCCGGCCGCACTCCAGCAAGCGGTGGAAGCCCGCCCCACGGACGAGATGCAAGCCAGGGTGAAGGCCGCCGTGCTCACCCGCATCTCTGCGCCCCTCAGTCTTTGGGATCGCGTCCGCGTGTCCTTTTCCCCTTCCGCCGATATCCAGGGCGCCCTCCGCGGCCGCCTGCTCTCCCGGCTGGAGCCCGTCGCCGTCCCCTCGCTCTTCCCGCGCATCCTCCGCTGGACGGCGGCTTTCGTGCTGGTGGCGCTCGCGGTGCGCATCAGTCCCTCCTTCTTCATCGCTTCCACCATCCGTGCGGAATCCCCTGTCCTCCTCCTCCCCACCCAAGGCCGAGTGTCCGTGCTCATTGCCGGCCTGTGGCAACCGGTTACGGGCGAGGTGAAGCTGCAGGAGGGCGCGCAAGTGCGTACGGAAGAAGGGTTTGCCACGCTCATCCTCCACGATGACGGCGTACTGCGGCTTGCGCCCCAAACCACCGTCATCCTCCACGATCTTGCCGACCGCCCCGAGCTTCCCCGGCACGCATCCACGCTCACGCTGGAGCGCGGGACGCTGTGGGCGCAGGCGCTCATCCCCGCGGCCGTGGGCCCGGGATGGACGTTGCGTACGACGTTCGGCGACGTGCTGGTCAACGAAGGCAGTGTATCCGTGGATGCGGGGGCCGCTGTGCTGGATGTGACGGCATGGGACCGGCTCGTGAGCGTGGAAGCCGCGGGAAAGACTCTCACGCTCGCCGCGGGGGAGAAGGCATCCGCCACCGCCGACGGCGCCTCGCGCGTCCGGCGCGTTACGGCTTCGGAAGAGGAGGACGCGTGGGTGGAGGAGAACCTCAAGCGTGACGCGGTGCACCGCCGGGAAATCGCGCTGTTGCAGCAGGAACGCCGCGCCCGGAACGCAGGCATTCTGCCCACGTCCACGCTCTATCCCGTCAAGCGCGTCGCCGAGGCCATGGATATGCTCTTCACCTTCGGGGAGGAAGCCCGCACGCAGAAGCGCCTGCAACAGGCTTCCACGCGCCTCAACGAGGCCGCCGCCCTCCTCATTACCGGCAGCGGTACGCAAGTGGCGGAAAAGCCTCTGGAAGAATACCGCGAGACACTCCTCTCCGTGGCCACGGGCTCCGGGCAGGACGCCATGGTCAAGTCCATGGTGCAGCAGCAGCTCCTCGCCGAAGTGGCGGATACTTCCGCCGCCCTTCCGGATGACGAGAGCTACCTCCTCAAGAAGACGGTGCTGGAGACGAGCGCCTCCGTGCCGGACAGCGTGGTGAATTCCCAGGAAGTCCGGGAAGGCGTGGTGGTGGACATGCTGGCCTCCCTCACGCGGCGCGTGCAGGAAGGCAATTTCGTCGGGGTCACGGATGCGTTCCAAGAGCTCCTCCCTTCCCTCTCCAATCCCTCAGCCCCCCGCGAGATGCGCAAGGAAGCGCAGTCCGCACTCGGATATTTTGCGGATACCGTCCGCGGGAAGATGGCGGATACGCAAACGGGGGCGCTGGTGGCGCAAGCGCTGGAGCCTTACCTGCCCCAGGATGAGTCCGCCCCCCCGGTGGTACGCCATCTGACGGAGGAGGAGGTGGAGGCGGCGGCTTCCGCCATGTACAACCGCATCTTCAGCTACAAGATGCCACGCTCGCGCTACAACCAGCTGCTCGTAGAGTGCCGTTCCGTGGAGGGGCATCCCGACGAGAGGCGCATCCTCAACATGCTGCAGGAGAAGCTTCCCCCCAACGGTCTGGCGAAGAACATCCGTACGGAGATCCAGAAGGCGAGGGAACGGGTGGAGAGTGAATCGAAGTAA
- the efp gene encoding elongation factor P, with protein MYTITDLKPGRAITLDGQPYLIIASQFGRKSQSKANMQCKLKNLKTGAVVAKNFQGSDKIEEADVGFRKVQFLYGDDEQGYTFMNLSDYDQFVLQPETVEGVKDYLTEGLEMDAMIFGELPIGIQMPSTVVMTIKETIPGVRGDTATGGGKPATTETGLQVTVPLFINEGEKIRVNTETGEYMERVNE; from the coding sequence ATGTACACGATCACCGATCTCAAACCCGGCCGGGCTATTACGTTGGACGGCCAACCGTACCTCATCATTGCGTCGCAGTTCGGGCGCAAGAGCCAGAGCAAGGCGAACATGCAGTGCAAGCTGAAGAACTTGAAGACCGGCGCCGTGGTGGCCAAGAACTTCCAGGGGAGCGATAAGATCGAAGAAGCGGACGTGGGTTTCCGTAAGGTGCAGTTCCTCTACGGCGATGACGAGCAGGGCTACACCTTCATGAACCTTTCCGATTACGACCAATTCGTCCTGCAGCCGGAAACGGTGGAGGGGGTCAAGGACTACCTTACGGAGGGGCTCGAGATGGATGCCATGATCTTCGGGGAGCTCCCCATCGGCATCCAAATGCCTTCCACGGTGGTGATGACGATCAAGGAGACCATCCCCGGCGTCCGCGGCGATACCGCAACGGGAGGCGGCAAGCCCGCCACCACCGAGACCGGCTTGCAAGTCACGGTCCCCCTCTTCATCAACGAGGGGGAGAAAATCCGCGTGAACACGGAGACGGGGGAGTATATGGAGAGGGTCAACGAATAG
- the gatB gene encoding Asp-tRNA(Asn)/Glu-tRNA(Gln) amidotransferase subunit GatB codes for MVDLEIIIGLEVHAQMNTKTKMFCGCDNDAFGKPPNTTVCPICMGHPGTLPVPNAQAMEKAVRASLALNLTVNPASHFDRKHYFYPDLPAGFQISQYDFPLASNGFVDFTLPITSLSPKSSVLSPSVCHCRLLRLHVENDAGKLTHRGEATLCDYNRAGTPLMEIVTEPDLRSAAEAVAFAEELRRVLIAVGSSDADMFKGMMRFDASISLREKGTEKLNPRSEIKNLNSFKALERALSYEEKRLRELWAERKGPLKNDITVGWLDDEGCTRLLRDKETSMDYRYFPEPDIPPMRFSKEEIEGIRKTLPKMPAQLKEEYLALGLSEADAAVLVDQPVLRAHFDAVQAAMGDAKRAASLVLTQLVGFLNAAGKLPAEGPKTQDMGDLAAAIKEGTISGNAGKDVLEKMVETGKGPKEIIEAAGMKQISDTGALEKLVDEAIAANPQAIESYRAGKTAALGAIVGWVMKQTKGQANPKMVNEILMKKIV; via the coding sequence ATGGTGGATCTGGAAATCATCATCGGCCTGGAAGTGCACGCCCAAATGAACACGAAGACGAAGATGTTCTGCGGATGCGATAACGACGCGTTCGGCAAGCCGCCCAACACCACCGTGTGCCCCATTTGTATGGGACATCCGGGGACGCTCCCCGTGCCCAACGCGCAAGCGATGGAGAAGGCCGTGCGGGCGAGCCTCGCGCTCAACCTCACCGTGAACCCCGCGAGCCACTTCGACCGCAAGCACTACTTCTATCCGGACCTTCCCGCGGGCTTCCAGATTTCCCAGTACGATTTCCCACTGGCTTCCAACGGATTCGTGGACTTCACCCTTCCAATAACTTCCCTAAGTCCTAAGTCCTCCGTCCTCAGTCCTTCCGTATGTCACTGCCGCCTCCTGCGCCTCCACGTGGAGAACGATGCGGGGAAACTGACGCACCGCGGGGAAGCGACGCTGTGCGATTACAACCGCGCGGGGACGCCGCTCATGGAGATCGTCACGGAACCGGATTTGCGGAGCGCCGCGGAAGCCGTGGCGTTCGCGGAGGAGCTGCGGAGGGTCTTGATCGCCGTGGGCTCCAGCGACGCGGACATGTTCAAGGGGATGATGCGGTTCGATGCGTCCATTTCCCTGCGGGAGAAGGGGACGGAGAAACTGAACCCCCGCAGCGAGATCAAGAACCTCAACTCCTTCAAGGCGCTGGAACGCGCGCTCTCGTACGAGGAGAAGAGGCTCCGGGAACTGTGGGCGGAGCGGAAGGGGCCGCTGAAGAACGACATCACCGTGGGCTGGCTGGACGACGAGGGGTGCACGCGCCTGCTGCGCGACAAGGAGACTTCCATGGACTACCGCTACTTCCCGGAACCGGATATCCCCCCCATGCGTTTTTCCAAGGAGGAGATCGAAGGGATCCGGAAGACCTTGCCCAAGATGCCCGCGCAATTGAAGGAAGAGTATCTCGCCCTGGGCCTCTCGGAAGCCGATGCCGCCGTGCTCGTGGACCAGCCCGTCCTCCGCGCCCACTTCGACGCCGTGCAGGCGGCGATGGGAGACGCCAAGCGCGCCGCCAGCTTGGTCCTCACGCAACTCGTCGGCTTCCTCAACGCGGCGGGGAAGTTGCCTGCGGAAGGGCCGAAGACGCAGGATATGGGGGACCTTGCCGCCGCCATCAAGGAGGGGACGATCTCCGGCAACGCGGGGAAGGACGTGCTGGAGAAGATGGTGGAGACGGGAAAGGGGCCCAAGGAGATCATCGAAGCCGCGGGCATGAAGCAGATTTCGGACACGGGCGCGCTGGAGAAGCTGGTGGATGAGGCGATCGCAGCGAATCCCCAAGCCATCGAATCCTACAGGGCGGGCAAGACCGCCGCGCTGGGCGCCATCGTCGGCTGGGTGATGAAGCAGACGAAGGGACAGGCGAACCCCAAGATGGTGAATGAGATATTGATGAAGAAGATCGTTTGA
- the def gene encoding peptide deformylase, whose amino-acid sequence MAILPILTGENNPILRKKTPKVERVTKEIKQLIKDMQETMEGKGVGLAAPQVGVSLRLCIATLGGKVTPLLNPQITVRSEEKAMDQEGCLSLPDTWVLVPRSVDIVVRYRDARGTPKEKKLSGFDARVVQHEVDHLDGRLIVDYVTEGKAVAVPKELLPRSETVIE is encoded by the coding sequence GTGGCCATCCTCCCCATCCTCACCGGCGAGAACAACCCCATCCTCCGCAAGAAGACGCCGAAGGTGGAACGCGTGACGAAGGAGATCAAGCAGCTCATCAAAGACATGCAGGAGACGATGGAAGGGAAGGGGGTGGGCCTCGCCGCACCGCAAGTGGGCGTGAGCCTGCGCCTCTGCATCGCCACGCTGGGCGGAAAAGTGACGCCGCTCCTCAACCCGCAGATCACCGTGCGCAGCGAGGAGAAGGCCATGGACCAGGAGGGGTGCCTCAGCCTGCCGGATACCTGGGTGCTGGTGCCGCGGTCCGTGGACATCGTGGTGCGGTACCGGGACGCGCGGGGCACGCCCAAGGAGAAGAAGCTCTCCGGCTTCGACGCGCGCGTGGTGCAGCACGAAGTGGACCACCTGGACGGCAGGCTGATCGTGGATTACGTGACGGAGGGCAAAGCCGTCGCCGTTCCCAAAGAGCTCCTCCCGCGTTCGGAGACGGTCATTGAGTAG
- a CDS encoding 3'-5' exonuclease: MSLPPITVFDLETTGLEPRKGHRIIEIAGVRMEGGKILEEVSFAAFVNPEREIPWEAKRVNNISDEDVKDAPTIDAVLPRFLEFAKGSVLIAHNAAFDAGFLEVEKEYCWGFVELPEILCTMRLSQSLFPTEFRHNLDVLARKFSLPPAEQRHRALADALLAAQALQKMLEAGNIQSLEKLRKLASIRQLVG; the protein is encoded by the coding sequence ATGTCTCTCCCCCCCATCACCGTCTTCGATTTGGAAACGACCGGCCTGGAACCCCGGAAGGGGCACCGGATCATTGAGATCGCGGGGGTGCGCATGGAAGGCGGGAAGATTTTGGAGGAGGTCTCCTTCGCTGCCTTCGTGAACCCGGAGCGGGAGATCCCCTGGGAAGCGAAACGGGTGAACAACATCAGCGACGAGGACGTGAAGGATGCACCCACCATAGACGCCGTGCTGCCGCGGTTCCTGGAGTTCGCAAAGGGATCCGTGCTCATCGCCCACAACGCCGCCTTCGACGCGGGATTCCTGGAAGTGGAGAAGGAGTACTGCTGGGGGTTCGTGGAACTCCCCGAGATCCTCTGCACCATGCGCCTCAGCCAGAGCCTCTTCCCCACGGAGTTCCGCCATAACTTGGACGTGCTGGCGCGCAAGTTCAGCCTCCCTCCCGCCGAGCAGCGCCACCGCGCCCTTGCCGATGCGCTCCTCGCCGCCCAAGCCCTGCAGAAGATGTTGGAAGCGGGGAACATCCAGTCCCTGGAGAAGCTGAGGAAGTTGGCGTCGATCAGGCAGCTGGTGGGATAG
- the nth gene encoding endonuclease III: MYQIPITRVLATLEGLYHPPESFLTYSSPFELLVATILSAQCTDVRVNIITETLFKKYRTPEEYLRVPAAELRDDIRTCSYFNAKARYLRGVARDIIKKHGGKVPSTMEGLLALPGVGRKTAAIILHVAFGKSEGIAVDTHVFRVVRRLGLSRGRTPEKVELDLMKAAPPEKWGELNPLLISFGRDTCTARDRRCGRCPFVEGCPSSKVKGREDLAKNGA, encoded by the coding sequence GTGTATCAAATCCCTATCACCCGCGTCCTCGCAACCCTGGAAGGGCTCTACCACCCCCCCGAGAGCTTCCTCACTTACAGCTCCCCCTTCGAGCTGCTCGTGGCCACCATCCTCAGCGCGCAGTGCACGGACGTGCGGGTGAACATCATCACGGAGACGCTGTTCAAGAAGTACCGGACGCCGGAGGAGTACCTGCGCGTCCCCGCGGCGGAACTCCGGGACGACATACGCACGTGCAGTTACTTCAACGCCAAGGCGCGGTACCTCCGCGGCGTGGCACGGGACATCATCAAGAAGCACGGCGGAAAAGTCCCGAGCACCATGGAGGGGCTCCTCGCGCTCCCCGGCGTGGGCCGCAAGACTGCGGCGATCATCCTGCACGTCGCCTTCGGCAAGAGCGAGGGGATCGCCGTGGATACGCACGTGTTCCGCGTCGTGCGGCGGCTGGGGCTCTCCCGCGGGAGAACGCCGGAGAAGGTGGAGCTGGATTTGATGAAGGCCGCGCCGCCGGAGAAGTGGGGGGAGCTCAACCCGCTCCTCATCAGTTTCGGGAGGGACACCTGCACGGCGAGGGACCGCCGCTGCGGACGCTGCCCGTTTGTGGAAGGGTGCCCGTCGTCGAAGGTGAAGGGAAGGGAGGATTTGGCGAAGAACGGCGCTTGA
- a CDS encoding redoxin family protein translates to MAISSLPRLARAPEFRDLGPWHNGLPVTLKELRGKVVLVDFWTYTCVNCLRTLPFLRRYWSAYGGTSFVMIGIHAPEFQFERDERAVAEALRRLRVTWPVAQDNAYGTWQAFANHYWPAKYLIDAEGYIRSLHTGEGGYQQTENEICSLLEEAGVPLRDRPPAVHHEPMRSLHNQTPETYLNSRSWHAFAGAPPLPPGGPFAYAPPSLPSLHRYALGGTWELVDDERQVLRSTEGEMRLCFLGSEANVVLQREEGSGPAEATVSVDGTDVSVCRVDHGDMYPLFSGAYGEHALRIRFRGEGVAAYAFTFG, encoded by the coding sequence ATGGCAATCTCCTCCCTCCCACGGCTCGCGCGCGCGCCGGAATTCCGGGATCTCGGCCCGTGGCATAACGGCTTGCCGGTAACGCTCAAGGAATTGCGCGGCAAAGTGGTGTTGGTGGATTTCTGGACCTACACCTGCGTCAACTGTCTACGTACGCTGCCGTTCCTGCGGCGGTACTGGAGCGCCTACGGAGGGACATCGTTCGTGATGATCGGCATCCATGCGCCGGAGTTCCAGTTCGAGCGGGATGAACGCGCCGTGGCGGAAGCGCTCCGGCGTCTCCGCGTCACGTGGCCGGTGGCGCAGGACAATGCCTACGGCACGTGGCAGGCGTTTGCCAACCACTACTGGCCGGCCAAGTACCTCATCGATGCGGAAGGCTACATCCGTTCCCTCCACACGGGGGAAGGGGGGTACCAACAGACGGAGAATGAAATTTGTTCCCTGCTGGAGGAGGCGGGCGTGCCCCTGCGCGACCGTCCCCCTGCGGTCCACCATGAGCCCATGCGGTCCCTGCACAACCAGACGCCGGAAACGTACTTGAACAGCCGCAGCTGGCACGCGTTCGCCGGGGCCCCTCCCCTTCCCCCCGGGGGACCCTTTGCCTACGCCCCTCCTTCCCTCCCGTCCCTCCACCGGTACGCGCTGGGCGGCACGTGGGAGTTGGTGGATGATGAGCGGCAGGTCCTGCGGTCAACGGAAGGGGAGATGCGTCTGTGCTTTCTGGGCAGCGAAGCGAACGTGGTGTTGCAGAGGGAAGAAGGGAGCGGGCCGGCGGAAGCGACGGTGAGCGTGGACGGGACGGACGTGAGCGTGTGCCGGGTGGACCATGGGGACATGTACCCCCTGTTCTCGGGGGCGTACGGTGAACATGCCCTCCGCATCCGGTTCCGGGGAGAAGGGGTGGCAGCGTACGCGTTCACGTTCGGATGA